A single Sphingopyxis chilensis DNA region contains:
- a CDS encoding nitroreductase → MTTASGYDEVVVGRRSIRGFLDKPVPKAVIAEILEVAMRAPSSFNNQCWNFSVVTGDPLAAIRHGNTEGILAGKPDSREFRRFDGIADDHRARQIEIAKQLFGAMGIARDDKDARQDWVLRGFRQFDAPVSIVVTYDRVLLGSDIAPFDCGAVTNALVNAAWSRGLGCVINSQGIMQSPVVREHARIPDDQVIMICVAMGWPDADFPANAVVSNRKGVDEAVRFVGFDD, encoded by the coding sequence GTGACGACCGCATCCGGTTATGACGAGGTCGTCGTCGGACGCCGCTCGATCCGCGGCTTCCTCGACAAGCCCGTTCCGAAAGCGGTAATTGCCGAAATCCTCGAGGTAGCGATGCGCGCGCCCTCGTCGTTCAACAATCAGTGCTGGAATTTCTCGGTCGTCACCGGCGATCCGCTCGCGGCGATCCGCCACGGCAACACCGAAGGAATCCTTGCGGGCAAGCCCGACAGCCGCGAGTTCCGCCGCTTCGATGGCATCGCCGACGACCATCGTGCCCGCCAGATCGAGATCGCCAAACAGCTTTTCGGCGCGATGGGCATCGCGCGCGACGACAAGGACGCGCGCCAGGATTGGGTGCTGCGCGGTTTCCGCCAGTTCGACGCACCCGTCAGCATCGTCGTGACCTATGACCGCGTGCTGCTCGGGAGCGACATCGCGCCCTTCGATTGCGGCGCCGTCACCAATGCGCTCGTCAACGCCGCCTGGTCGCGCGGGCTCGGCTGCGTCATCAACAGCCAGGGTATCATGCAAAGCCCCGTCGTCCGCGAACATGCCCGCATCCCCGACGATCAGGTCATCATGATCTGCGTCGCAATGGGCTGGCCCGATGCCGATTTCCCCGCCAATGCGGTGGTGTCGAACCGCAAGGGCGTCGACGAGGCGGTGCGGTTCGTAGGTTTCGACGATTAG
- the hemA gene encoding 5-aminolevulinate synthase: MNYNDIFARAIDRLHEEGRYRVFIDILRNRGSFPNARCFAGHNGPKPITVWCSNDYLAMGQHPKVVSAMEEALHDVGAGSGGTRNIGGNTHYHIDLEAELADLHGKEGALLFTSGYISNEATLGTLGKLLPNCIIYSDELNHASMIAGIRNSGCEKRVWRHNDLAHLEELMAEDDPEAAKLIAFESVYSMDGDVAPIHAICDLAEKYNALTYCDEVHAVGMYGPRGGGITDRDEAAHRVTIIEGTLGKAFGVMGGYIAADKNIIDVIRSYAPGFIFTTSLSPVLVAGVLASVRHLKSSGVEREAQQAAAAYLKQSFRDAGLPVMDSTTHIVPLMVGDPVRAKKISDILLAEYGVYVQPINFPTVPRGTERLRFTPGPAHDEAMMRELTDALVEIWDRLELQLQKAA, from the coding sequence GTGAACTATAACGATATTTTCGCACGCGCCATCGACCGGTTGCACGAAGAGGGGCGCTACCGCGTCTTCATCGACATCCTGCGCAACCGCGGGTCTTTTCCCAATGCGCGCTGCTTCGCGGGTCACAACGGGCCGAAACCGATCACGGTGTGGTGCTCGAATGACTATCTGGCGATGGGCCAGCATCCCAAGGTCGTCTCCGCGATGGAAGAGGCGCTGCACGACGTCGGCGCCGGTTCGGGCGGCACGCGCAACATTGGCGGCAACACCCATTATCACATCGACCTCGAAGCCGAACTCGCCGACCTGCACGGCAAGGAAGGCGCCCTGCTCTTCACCTCGGGCTATATTTCGAACGAGGCGACGCTCGGCACGCTCGGCAAGCTGCTGCCGAACTGCATCATCTATTCGGACGAACTCAACCATGCCTCGATGATCGCGGGCATCCGCAATTCGGGCTGCGAAAAGCGCGTGTGGCGCCACAACGACCTCGCCCACCTCGAAGAGCTGATGGCCGAGGACGATCCCGAAGCGGCGAAGCTGATCGCGTTCGAGAGCGTTTATTCGATGGACGGCGACGTCGCCCCGATCCACGCGATCTGCGACCTCGCCGAAAAATACAACGCGCTCACCTATTGCGACGAAGTTCACGCCGTCGGCATGTACGGACCGCGCGGCGGCGGTATCACCGACCGCGACGAGGCGGCGCACCGCGTCACCATCATCGAAGGCACGCTCGGCAAGGCGTTCGGTGTGATGGGCGGCTATATCGCCGCCGACAAGAATATCATCGACGTGATCCGTTCTTACGCGCCGGGCTTCATCTTCACGACCAGCCTGTCGCCGGTGCTCGTTGCGGGCGTGCTCGCCAGCGTACGCCACCTGAAATCGTCGGGCGTCGAGCGCGAGGCGCAGCAGGCGGCCGCCGCCTATCTCAAGCAGAGCTTCCGCGATGCGGGCCTGCCGGTGATGGATTCGACGACGCATATCGTCCCGCTGATGGTCGGCGACCCGGTGCGCGCGAAAAAGATCAGCGACATTTTGCTCGCCGAATATGGCGTCTATGTGCAGCCGATCAATTTCCCGACCGTGCCGCGCGGTACCGAACGCCTGCGCTTCACGCCGGGTCCGGCGCATGACGAAGCGATGATGCGCGAGTTGACCGACGCGCTTGTCGAAATCTGGGATCGGCTCGAACTGCAGCTCCAGAAGGCTGCGTGA
- the murI gene encoding glutamate racemase — protein MLPAADAPILFFDSGLGGLTVLGPTRALLPTAPIVYAADYAGLPYGKKSDEELAARVPALLGRLVERYQPRLAVIACNTASTIALSHVRAALDLPIVGTVPAIKPAAELTRSGVIGVLGTEATVRQPYVDDLSACFAAGKIVLRHGSPGLVTGAEARLRGEAIDPEVIARAIAGLRDQPGGDAMDVIVLACTHFPLLRDELQAAAGPAVRLIDGAAGIARRIACLTEGQQWPDAPAPGIAVFTRSDDRPPPPLVALAPYGIGSIETI, from the coding sequence ATGCTTCCCGCCGCCGACGCTCCCATCCTCTTTTTCGACAGCGGCCTCGGCGGTCTCACCGTACTCGGGCCAACGCGCGCGCTGCTGCCGACCGCACCGATCGTTTATGCCGCCGACTATGCCGGCCTGCCTTACGGCAAGAAAAGCGACGAGGAACTTGCGGCGCGGGTGCCCGCGCTGCTCGGCCGTCTGGTCGAGCGCTATCAGCCACGGCTTGCGGTGATCGCGTGCAACACAGCCTCAACGATCGCCCTTTCACACGTCCGCGCCGCGCTCGACCTGCCGATCGTCGGCACCGTGCCCGCGATCAAGCCGGCCGCCGAGTTGACGCGGAGCGGCGTCATCGGCGTACTCGGCACCGAGGCGACGGTTCGCCAGCCCTATGTCGACGATCTGAGCGCCTGCTTCGCCGCTGGAAAGATCGTACTGCGCCACGGCAGCCCCGGGCTCGTCACCGGCGCCGAAGCCAGGCTGCGCGGCGAGGCGATCGATCCCGAGGTGATTGCGCGCGCGATTGCGGGCCTGCGCGACCAGCCCGGCGGCGATGCCATGGACGTCATCGTCCTCGCCTGCACGCACTTCCCGCTGCTGCGCGACGAATTGCAGGCCGCGGCGGGTCCCGCCGTTCGCCTGATCGACGGCGCGGCAGGCATCGCGCGGCGGATCGCCTGCCTGACCGAAGGGCAACAATGGCCCGATGCTCCTGCGCCCGGAATCGCGGTCTTCACGCGCAGCGACGATCGTCCACCGCCACCGCTCGTCGCGCTCGCGCCCTATGGTATCGGATCGATCGAGACGATCTGA
- the plsY gene encoding glycerol-3-phosphate 1-O-acyltransferase PlsY — protein MTIFLLAAFGYLLGSIPFGVILTRLFGEGDLRQIGSGNIGATNVLRTGRKELAAATLILDGAKGAVAVLLARHFVPELGEHAAMIAGAAAMIGHCYPVWLQFRGGKGVATLLGLALALAWPIGLVFAVVWLGTVLLLRISSLGGMLGAVSAPVAALAFGYPVYAIGLAGLAVVVLWRHRENIARLRAGTEPRVGASKEHV, from the coding sequence ATGACGATATTCTTGCTGGCCGCCTTCGGCTATTTGCTCGGCTCGATTCCTTTCGGGGTCATCCTGACGCGCCTTTTCGGTGAGGGCGACCTGCGCCAGATCGGGTCGGGCAATATCGGCGCGACCAATGTGCTGCGTACCGGACGCAAGGAGCTGGCGGCGGCGACCTTGATCCTCGACGGCGCGAAAGGCGCGGTTGCCGTGCTGCTCGCGCGGCATTTCGTTCCGGAACTCGGCGAACATGCCGCGATGATCGCCGGCGCCGCGGCGATGATCGGGCATTGCTATCCTGTATGGCTGCAATTCCGCGGCGGGAAAGGCGTGGCGACGCTGCTGGGGCTGGCGCTGGCGCTCGCCTGGCCCATCGGGTTGGTGTTCGCGGTCGTATGGCTCGGCACGGTCTTGCTTTTGCGCATCTCGTCGCTCGGCGGGATGCTGGGGGCGGTGTCGGCACCGGTCGCTGCGCTGGCGTTCGGCTATCCGGTATATGCGATCGGGCTAGCGGGGCTCGCGGTGGTCGTGCTGTGGCGGCACCGCGAGAATATTGCGCGGCTGCGCGCCGGGACCGAACCGCGCGTCGGCGCCAGCAAGGAGCATGTGTGA
- the dprA gene encoding DNA-processing protein DprA: MTHAERLARLRLIRTPHVGPVSWHQLMSRFGSGVAALEALPDLVLRGGAGKARIAAPEVAEREIERVAGLGARHVFSDEDEYSPMLREVEGAPPAVIVRGDTAMLRRPCVAIVGARNASAIACRFARQLAADLATRDVTVVSGLARGVDTAAHIGALGGATAGVIASGIDIAFPPENAALQEKIASDQLLIAEQPPGAEPLARHFPARNRIIAGIAHGTVVIEAAPKSGSLITARRAGDYGREVMAVPGSPLDPRAQGCNLLIREGATLIQTVDDVIEAVGPIDARMVREPVQRFTPAAAPADAGEGERRSLIDLLGPTPVAVDELVRQSGQDASTVQLVLLELELAGRVERHAGAKISLV, encoded by the coding sequence GTGACCCACGCCGAGCGGCTGGCGCGGCTGCGGCTGATCCGAACGCCGCATGTCGGACCTGTCAGCTGGCACCAGCTCATGTCGCGCTTCGGGTCGGGCGTGGCGGCGCTCGAGGCGTTGCCCGACCTTGTCCTGCGCGGTGGAGCGGGCAAGGCGCGCATTGCGGCCCCCGAGGTCGCCGAGCGCGAAATCGAACGTGTGGCGGGCTTGGGCGCTCGCCATGTTTTCAGCGACGAGGACGAATATTCGCCAATGCTGCGCGAGGTCGAGGGCGCGCCGCCAGCCGTGATCGTGCGCGGCGACACGGCCATGCTCCGGCGACCATGCGTCGCGATCGTCGGTGCGCGCAATGCATCGGCGATTGCGTGCCGTTTCGCACGCCAGCTCGCAGCCGATCTTGCCACGCGCGACGTCACGGTGGTCAGCGGGCTGGCGCGCGGGGTCGATACCGCCGCGCACATCGGCGCGCTTGGCGGCGCGACGGCGGGGGTGATCGCGAGCGGCATCGACATCGCCTTTCCGCCTGAAAATGCCGCGCTTCAGGAAAAGATCGCGAGCGACCAGCTGCTCATCGCCGAACAGCCGCCGGGCGCGGAGCCGCTCGCGCGTCATTTTCCCGCGCGCAACCGGATCATCGCAGGCATCGCCCACGGGACCGTGGTGATCGAGGCGGCGCCGAAATCGGGGTCGCTGATCACGGCTCGGCGCGCCGGCGATTACGGACGCGAGGTGATGGCGGTGCCGGGCTCTCCGCTCGATCCGCGCGCGCAGGGCTGCAACCTGTTGATCCGGGAAGGCGCGACTTTGATCCAGACAGTCGACGACGTGATCGAAGCGGTCGGACCGATCGACGCGCGGATGGTCCGCGAGCCGGTGCAGCGCTTCACGCCGGCCGCCGCACCGGCGGACGCGGGAGAGGGCGAGCGCCGGTCGCTGATCGACCTGCTCGGCCCGACGCCGGTCGCGGTAGACGAATTGGTGCGACAATCGGGGCAGGATGCCTCGACGGTGCAACTCGTGCTGCTCGAACTCGAACTCGCGGGCCGCGTCGAGCGTCATGCCGGGGCGAAGATCTCGCTCGTGTGA
- a CDS encoding VWA domain-containing protein: MRSRFLTGVTMFAMLASAPAPIPLAMAQSRPAPDQGFCRNAAPLPQLAPEERPQQQQHASLHKTRGSAERDREEAMPVEAAPPSPPPPPPPPPPPPMAPPPSSYSGDSADVAVSGSRAVPGDASVEALPPPPASAVPESSSDFSRVVPAIVPPRPYPQPQPQPQSGILTAGEHDDLLNPELYAAYVNRSGDLGQEVRNLPRVDTTRVVTVKVNDRSGQPIAFADVTVTCSDGNSITMATQADGSAVFFPGLDRLSERITVSARKAGRAIANARPVLVSDAPGGQLVGLTANQTASKVTKLDLMLVVDTTGSMGDEIRYLQAELRSIIGAITAKHRDLDIRIGFVFYRDLGDEYVTRTIAFDRDIGRVQGALARQNANGGGDYPEAMDQAMIRAVGQDWRPDAVKSLLLVADAPPHDDKFGRTWQAAEAARAKRIHVTPVAASGVADKAEYAMRAMAAATQSRYLFLTDDSGVGNPHAPPAIDCYLVTKLDALVRRVIDSQISGRRIEPDDQEIIRSVGKYDAGKCILPADFKWQDG; this comes from the coding sequence ATGCGAAGCCGGTTCCTGACAGGCGTCACGATGTTTGCCATGCTGGCCTCCGCGCCGGCACCGATCCCCCTCGCGATGGCCCAGTCGCGGCCTGCACCCGATCAAGGTTTCTGTCGCAACGCCGCTCCCTTGCCGCAGCTCGCTCCCGAGGAGCGGCCGCAACAGCAGCAGCACGCCAGCCTCCACAAGACGCGGGGCAGCGCGGAGCGCGACCGCGAGGAGGCGATGCCGGTCGAAGCCGCTCCGCCGTCACCTCCTCCTCCTCCTCCTCCTCCTCCTCCTCCTCCGATGGCACCGCCGCCTTCGTCCTATTCCGGCGATTCCGCCGATGTCGCGGTGAGCGGGTCGCGAGCAGTACCCGGCGATGCCTCGGTCGAAGCACTGCCGCCGCCGCCCGCTTCGGCCGTGCCGGAGTCATCCTCGGACTTTTCGCGCGTCGTCCCGGCAATCGTGCCTCCGCGTCCCTATCCGCAGCCGCAGCCGCAGCCGCAATCGGGCATTTTGACCGCGGGCGAACATGACGATCTGCTCAACCCCGAACTTTATGCGGCCTACGTCAACCGCAGCGGCGATCTGGGGCAGGAGGTGCGGAACCTGCCGCGCGTCGATACGACCCGCGTGGTCACCGTAAAGGTCAATGACCGCAGCGGCCAGCCGATCGCCTTCGCCGACGTCACCGTGACGTGCAGCGACGGCAACAGCATCACGATGGCGACGCAGGCCGACGGGAGCGCGGTCTTCTTTCCCGGGCTAGACCGGTTGAGCGAACGGATCACGGTTTCGGCGCGGAAGGCCGGCCGCGCGATCGCGAACGCCCGGCCCGTGCTCGTCTCCGACGCTCCCGGAGGCCAGCTCGTTGGCCTGACCGCAAATCAAACGGCGTCGAAAGTGACGAAGCTCGACTTGATGCTCGTCGTCGACACGACGGGCAGCATGGGCGACGAGATCCGCTATCTGCAGGCCGAGCTCCGCTCGATCATCGGCGCGATTACCGCAAAGCATCGCGATCTCGACATCCGCATCGGGTTCGTTTTCTATCGTGACCTCGGCGACGAATATGTGACGCGCACCATCGCATTCGACCGCGATATCGGGCGCGTGCAGGGCGCGCTGGCGCGGCAGAACGCCAACGGAGGTGGGGACTATCCAGAGGCGATGGACCAGGCGATGATCCGCGCGGTCGGTCAGGACTGGCGCCCCGATGCGGTGAAGTCCCTGCTGCTCGTCGCCGACGCGCCGCCACACGACGACAAGTTCGGGCGAACATGGCAAGCCGCCGAGGCGGCACGCGCCAAGCGCATCCACGTCACGCCGGTTGCTGCCTCGGGTGTCGCCGACAAGGCAGAATATGCGATGCGCGCGATGGCGGCGGCGACCCAGTCGCGATACCTGTTCCTGACCGACGACAGCGGCGTCGGCAATCCACACGCGCCGCCGGCGATCGACTGCTATCTCGTGACCAAACTCGACGCGCTCGTCCGCCGTGTGATCGATAGCCAGATCAGCGGCCGCCGCATCGAGCCCGACGATCAGGAAATCATCCGCAGCGTCGGCAAATATGACGCCGGCAAATGCATCCTGCCCGCCGATTTCAAATGGCAGGACGGGTAG
- the topA gene encoding type I DNA topoisomerase, with translation MQLVIVESPAKAKTIEKYLGRDFKVLASYGHVRDLPPKDGSVDPDDGFAMQWQLYPDKAKRLKEISDAAKGADRLILATDPDREGEAISWHVQELLRSKKALPASVDRVTFNAITKQAVTDAMAHPRALDDDLIDAYRARRALDYLVGFTLSPVLWRKLPGAKSAGRVQSVALRLVVEREREIEAFVAQQYWSVTGLFEMGGTPFKARLSRWKGDKIERLTITNEADARAAEADVNAGHFTVDTVETKPLTRNPPPPFTTSTLQQEAARKLGFSASHTMRIAQALYEDGAITYMRTDGVQMDHSAISAARKAIATRYDGGYVPDQPRQYQTKAKNAQEAHEAIRPTDFSKDKAGSGDHARLYELIWKRALASQMASARLERTSVDLSDGTGKTVLRATGQVVKFPGFLALYDEGRDDSADDDDARLLPAMAKGDAPAKTGVEVESHETQPPPRYSEASLVKKMEELGIGRPSTYASILQVLKDRAYVTVEKNRFIPEESGRLLTAFLERFFERYVGYDFTAGLEEELDDVSGGRAQWQAVLERFWRDFKPRTGEVMEQKPSEITAALDEFLGPYLFPDKGDGSDPRICPNCGTGKLALRGGKFGPFIACSNYPDCKYTRKFAQPGGSDGADTGPETMGNDPESGLEVTKRSGRFGPYIQLGDGKEAKRSSIPKDIPGEDFDLDYALRLLSLPREVGVHPESGKPIMAGLGRYGPYLLHDGKYAKLTGTAEIFDIGMNAAVVRIAEAAAGGGRGRTKAEPLNTFGPHPTSGGEMKLMEGRFGPYVTDGTTNATLPKTADPATLTLEEAIALIDARAAKGPAKGKKKAAPKKKAPAKKAAAKKAPAKKAAE, from the coding sequence ATGCAATTGGTAATTGTTGAATCGCCCGCCAAGGCGAAGACGATCGAGAAGTATCTCGGTCGCGATTTCAAGGTTTTGGCATCCTATGGTCACGTTCGCGATCTGCCGCCGAAGGACGGCTCGGTCGATCCCGACGACGGCTTTGCGATGCAGTGGCAGCTGTATCCCGACAAGGCGAAGCGGCTGAAGGAAATTTCGGACGCGGCGAAGGGCGCCGACCGCCTGATCCTGGCGACCGACCCTGATCGCGAGGGCGAAGCGATCAGCTGGCATGTGCAGGAATTGCTGCGAAGCAAGAAGGCGCTGCCCGCATCGGTCGACCGCGTAACCTTCAACGCGATCACCAAGCAGGCGGTGACCGACGCGATGGCGCACCCGCGCGCGCTCGACGACGATCTGATCGACGCCTATCGCGCGCGTCGGGCACTTGACTATCTCGTCGGTTTCACCCTGTCGCCAGTGCTGTGGCGCAAGCTGCCCGGTGCGAAATCGGCGGGACGCGTCCAGTCGGTCGCGCTGCGCCTGGTGGTCGAGCGCGAGCGCGAAATCGAGGCCTTTGTTGCGCAGCAATATTGGTCGGTGACGGGCTTGTTCGAGATGGGCGGGACGCCGTTCAAGGCGCGACTTTCCCGTTGGAAGGGCGACAAGATCGAGCGGCTGACGATCACCAACGAAGCCGACGCGCGCGCCGCCGAAGCCGATGTGAACGCGGGCCATTTCACCGTCGACACGGTTGAGACCAAGCCGCTGACGCGCAACCCGCCGCCGCCCTTCACGACGTCGACCTTGCAGCAGGAAGCGGCGCGCAAGCTCGGCTTTTCGGCCAGCCACACGATGCGGATCGCGCAGGCGCTCTATGAAGATGGCGCGATCACCTATATGCGGACCGACGGCGTCCAGATGGACCACAGCGCGATCAGTGCTGCCCGCAAAGCCATCGCGACGCGCTACGACGGCGGCTACGTCCCCGACCAGCCGCGGCAATATCAGACCAAGGCGAAGAATGCGCAGGAAGCGCATGAGGCGATCCGTCCGACCGATTTCAGCAAGGACAAGGCGGGAAGCGGCGACCATGCGCGGCTTTACGAACTGATCTGGAAGCGCGCGCTCGCGAGCCAGATGGCATCGGCGCGGCTCGAACGCACCAGCGTCGACCTTTCCGACGGCACCGGCAAGACAGTGCTGCGCGCGACGGGGCAGGTGGTGAAATTCCCCGGCTTCCTCGCACTTTATGACGAGGGCCGCGACGATAGCGCGGACGACGACGACGCGCGCTTGCTGCCCGCGATGGCAAAGGGCGATGCTCCCGCGAAGACCGGCGTCGAGGTCGAAAGCCATGAGACGCAGCCGCCGCCGCGCTATTCGGAAGCAAGCCTCGTCAAGAAGATGGAGGAGCTCGGCATCGGGCGTCCGTCGACCTATGCGTCGATCCTGCAAGTGCTGAAGGACCGCGCCTATGTGACGGTCGAAAAGAACCGCTTCATCCCCGAGGAGAGCGGACGGCTGCTGACGGCGTTCCTCGAACGCTTTTTCGAACGCTATGTCGGTTACGACTTCACCGCGGGCCTCGAGGAAGAGCTCGACGACGTCTCGGGCGGCCGTGCGCAGTGGCAGGCGGTGCTCGAACGTTTCTGGCGCGACTTCAAGCCGCGCACCGGCGAGGTGATGGAGCAGAAACCGTCGGAGATTACCGCGGCGCTCGACGAGTTCCTCGGCCCCTATCTCTTCCCCGACAAGGGTGACGGTAGCGATCCCCGGATCTGCCCCAATTGCGGCACCGGCAAGCTGGCGCTGCGTGGCGGCAAGTTCGGGCCGTTTATCGCGTGCAGCAATTATCCCGACTGCAAATATACACGCAAGTTCGCGCAGCCCGGCGGAAGCGACGGGGCTGACACCGGGCCCGAAACGATGGGCAATGATCCGGAATCGGGGCTGGAAGTGACGAAGCGCAGCGGACGCTTCGGGCCGTATATCCAGCTCGGCGACGGCAAGGAGGCGAAGCGTTCGTCGATCCCCAAGGACATTCCGGGGGAGGATTTCGATCTTGATTATGCGCTGCGGCTTTTGAGCCTGCCGCGCGAGGTCGGCGTGCATCCCGAAAGCGGCAAGCCGATCATGGCGGGGCTGGGGCGCTATGGTCCTTATCTGCTCCACGACGGCAAATATGCGAAGCTGACGGGCACCGCCGAAATCTTCGACATCGGCATGAACGCCGCAGTCGTCCGCATTGCCGAAGCTGCGGCAGGCGGCGGGCGCGGGCGGACCAAGGCCGAACCGCTCAACACCTTTGGCCCGCACCCGACGAGCGGCGGTGAGATGAAGCTGATGGAGGGGCGCTTCGGCCCCTATGTGACCGACGGCACGACCAACGCGACCTTGCCCAAGACCGCCGACCCCGCGACACTGACGCTCGAAGAGGCGATCGCGCTGATCGATGCGCGCGCGGCAAAGGGGCCTGCGAAGGGCAAGAAGAAGGCGGCGCCGAAGAAAAAGGCGCCCGCGAAGAAAGCTGCGGCGAAGAAGGCGCCTGCCAAGAAGGCGGCCGAGTGA
- a CDS encoding lipase family protein — protein sequence MRHLLAAVLLVILSALSFPAAAQPSQYLISAAPMQDTPPGVQAWRVQYWTSNGSGQRFAVTGIVAAPMEAIPPRPRRVIAWTHGAWGVAEKCAPSISPNFFAATAGIDAVLRGYVVVAPDYIGLASPTMHPFLVGPDTAQSVLDGLRAAREIPGAAAGSDFAVWGESQGGHAALWTAMAARSYAPDLRLIATAAAAPPTDLAANLREGSDKNARALLLSLALHSWSTLYGFSLDSIANRTNQGIIHRLAENNCVSFDKKPKLGTILGILTIARATKNRDIAKIEPFGSFARANSVDPARVPGPLLIAQSRNDTIVAPTVTRKFAKAVCRLGTPLRWIDMTGDHGASAKESAQETIGWITSRFDGNPPPNDCRRI from the coding sequence ATGCGCCACCTGCTTGCCGCCGTCCTGCTCGTCATCCTGTCGGCGCTTTCGTTCCCCGCGGCCGCCCAGCCGTCGCAATATCTGATCTCGGCCGCTCCGATGCAGGACACGCCACCGGGCGTGCAGGCATGGCGCGTGCAATATTGGACGAGCAATGGGAGCGGCCAGCGCTTTGCCGTCACCGGCATCGTCGCCGCGCCGATGGAGGCGATCCCGCCGCGCCCGCGCCGCGTCATCGCCTGGACGCACGGCGCATGGGGTGTCGCCGAAAAATGCGCACCCTCGATCAGCCCGAATTTCTTTGCCGCGACGGCGGGCATTGATGCGGTGCTACGCGGATATGTGGTCGTCGCGCCCGATTATATCGGCCTTGCGAGCCCGACGATGCATCCGTTTCTCGTCGGCCCGGACACCGCGCAGTCGGTTCTGGACGGGTTGCGTGCTGCGCGCGAAATTCCCGGTGCGGCTGCCGGCAGCGACTTTGCGGTCTGGGGTGAATCGCAGGGCGGTCATGCGGCGCTTTGGACCGCAATGGCCGCGCGTTCCTACGCCCCCGACTTGCGGCTGATAGCAACCGCGGCGGCTGCCCCGCCGACCGATCTCGCCGCCAATTTGCGCGAGGGCAGTGACAAAAACGCGCGCGCGCTGCTCTTGTCCCTCGCGCTCCACAGCTGGTCGACGCTATACGGATTTTCGCTCGATTCGATCGCCAACCGCACGAACCAGGGCATTATTCACCGGCTCGCCGAGAATAATTGCGTGAGCTTCGACAAGAAGCCGAAGCTCGGTACGATCCTCGGAATCCTCACCATCGCCCGCGCGACCAAAAATAGGGATATCGCGAAGATCGAGCCTTTCGGCTCCTTCGCGCGCGCCAACAGTGTCGATCCTGCGCGTGTGCCGGGTCCGCTGCTGATCGCACAGAGCCGCAACGACACGATCGTCGCGCCCACGGTCACGCGCAAGTTCGCGAAGGCCGTGTGCAGGCTCGGCACGCCGCTGCGCTGGATCGACATGACGGGCGATCATGGCGCGAGCGCGAAAGAGAGCGCGCAGGAAACGATCGGCTGGATCACCTCGCGCTTCGACGGCAACCCGCCGCCGAATGATTGCCGGCGGATTTAG
- the era gene encoding GTPase Era: protein MTHRCGFVAVVGAPNAGKSTIVNALVGQKVAIVSPKAQTTRTRLMGVAMDGETQIILIDTPGIFAPTRRLDRAMVAAAWNSLDQAEAILVMIDAAAKLGERAERVLQGIEGRPEKKFLVLNKVDLTKKDKLLTIATQLNERVAFDETFFISASTGDGVPELKAHLAKLMPEGHWHFPEDEVSDAPERMLAAEITREQLYRQLHEELPYQSTVETEKFTTRPDGSAEIHQQILVARDNQRAIILGHKGERIKEIGSKARAELAELLGRKVHLFLHVKVKANWDEDRSVYRDMGLDWVD from the coding sequence ATGACCCATCGTTGCGGATTTGTCGCCGTCGTCGGCGCGCCCAACGCGGGCAAATCGACGATCGTCAACGCGCTCGTCGGGCAGAAAGTGGCGATCGTCAGTCCCAAGGCGCAGACGACGCGCACCCGGCTGATGGGCGTTGCGATGGACGGCGAGACGCAGATCATCCTGATCGACACGCCGGGCATTTTCGCCCCCACCCGCAGACTCGACCGCGCAATGGTTGCCGCCGCGTGGAACAGCCTCGACCAGGCCGAGGCGATCCTCGTGATGATCGATGCAGCAGCGAAGCTCGGGGAACGTGCCGAGCGCGTATTGCAGGGCATCGAGGGGCGGCCCGAGAAGAAGTTTCTCGTCCTCAACAAGGTCGATCTGACCAAGAAGGACAAGCTGCTGACGATCGCGACGCAGCTCAACGAGCGCGTCGCCTTCGACGAAACCTTCTTCATCTCGGCGAGCACCGGCGACGGCGTTCCCGAACTCAAGGCGCACCTCGCGAAACTGATGCCCGAGGGGCACTGGCACTTCCCCGAGGACGAGGTCAGCGACGCACCCGAACGCATGCTCGCCGCAGAGATCACGCGCGAGCAGCTTTATCGCCAGCTCCACGAGGAACTGCCGTATCAATCAACCGTCGAGACCGAAAAATTCACGACGCGCCCCGACGGCAGCGCCGAAATCCACCAGCAGATCCTCGTCGCGCGCGACAACCAGCGCGCGATCATCCTTGGCCACAAGGGCGAGCGGATCAAGGAAATCGGCAGCAAGGCGCGCGCCGAACTGGCCGAACTGCTTGGTCGCAAGGTCCACCTGTTCCTGCATGTCAAGGTCAAGGCGAACTGGGATGAAGACCGCAGCGTTTATCGCGACATGGGGCTTGATTGGGTCGACTAA